One region of Gorilla gorilla gorilla isolate KB3781 chromosome 15, NHGRI_mGorGor1-v2.1_pri, whole genome shotgun sequence genomic DNA includes:
- the BDKRB2 gene encoding B2 bradykinin receptor isoform X1, which translates to MFSPWKIPMFLSVREDSVPTTASFSADMLNVTLQGPTLNGTFAQSKCPQVEWLGWLNTIQPPFLWVLFVLATLENIFVLSVFCLHKSSCTVAEIYLGNLAAADLILACGLPFWAITISNNFDWLFGETLCRVVNAIISMNLYSSICFLMLVSIDRYLALVKTMSMGRMRGVRWAKLYSLVIWGCTLLLSSPMLVFRTMKEYSDEGHNVTACIISYPSLIWEVFTNMLLNVVGFLLPLSVITFCTMQIMQVLRNNEMQKFKEIQTERRATVLVLVVLLLFIICWLPFQISTFLDTLHRLGILSSCQDERIIDVITQIASFMAYSNSCLNPLVYVIVGKRFRKKSWEVYQGVCQKGGCRSEPIQMENSMGTLRTSISVERQIHKLQDWAGSRQ; encoded by the exons ATGTTCTCTCCCTGGAAGATACCAATGTTTCTGTCTGTTCGTGAGGACTCCGTGCCCACCACGGCCTCTTTCAG CGCCGACATGCTCAATGTCACCTTGCAAGGGCCCACTCTTAACGGGACTTTTGCCCAGAGCAAATGCCCCCAAGTGGAGTGGCTGGGCTGGCTCAACACCATCCAGCCCCCCTTCCTCTGGGTGCTGTTCGTGCTGGCCACACTAGAGAACATCTTTGTCCTCAGCGTCTTCTGCCTGCACAAGAGCAGCTGCACTGTGGCAGAGATCTACCTGGGGAACCTGGCCGCAGCAGACCTGATCCTGGCCTGCGGGCTGCCCTTCTGGGCCATCACCATCTCCAACAACTTCGACTGGCTCTTTGGGGAGACGCTCTGCCGTGTGGTGAATGCCATTATCTCCATGAACCTGTACAGCAGCATCTGTTTCCTGATGCTGGTGAGCATTGACCGCTATCTGGCCCTGGTGAAAACCATGTCCATGGGCCGGATGCGCGGCGTGCGCTGGGCCAAGCTCTACAGCTTGGTGATCTGGGGGTGCACGCTGCTCCTGAGCTCACCCATGCTGGTGTTCCGGACCATGAAGGAGTACAGCGATGAGGGCCACAACGTCACCGCTTGCATCATCAGCTACCCATCCCTCATCTGGGAAGTGTTCaccaacatgctcctgaatgtcGTGGGCTTCCTGCTGCCCCTGAGTGTCATCACCTTCTGCACGATGCAGATCATGCAGGTGCTGCGGAACAACGAGATGCAGAAGTTCAAGGAGATCCAGACGGAGAGGAGGGCCACGGTGCTAGTCCTGGTTGTGCTGCTGCTATTCATCATCTGCTGGCTGCCCTTCCAGATCAGCACCTTCCTGGACACGCTGCATCGCCTCGGCATCCTCTCCAGCTGCCAGGACGAGCGCATCATCGATGTAATCACACAGATCGCCTCCTTCATGGCCTACAGCAACAGCTGCCTCAACCCACTGGTGTATGTGATCGTGGGCAAGCGCTTCCGAAAGAAGTCTTGGGAGGTGTACCAGGGAGTGTGCCAGAAAGGGGGCTGCAGGTCAGAACCCATTCAGATGGAGAACTCCATGGGCACACTGCGGACCTCCATCTCCGTGGAACGCCAGATTCACAAACTGCAGGACTGGGCAGGGAGCAGACAGTGA
- the BDKRB2 gene encoding B2 bradykinin receptor isoform X2 yields MLNVTLQGPTLNGTFAQSKCPQVEWLGWLNTIQPPFLWVLFVLATLENIFVLSVFCLHKSSCTVAEIYLGNLAAADLILACGLPFWAITISNNFDWLFGETLCRVVNAIISMNLYSSICFLMLVSIDRYLALVKTMSMGRMRGVRWAKLYSLVIWGCTLLLSSPMLVFRTMKEYSDEGHNVTACIISYPSLIWEVFTNMLLNVVGFLLPLSVITFCTMQIMQVLRNNEMQKFKEIQTERRATVLVLVVLLLFIICWLPFQISTFLDTLHRLGILSSCQDERIIDVITQIASFMAYSNSCLNPLVYVIVGKRFRKKSWEVYQGVCQKGGCRSEPIQMENSMGTLRTSISVERQIHKLQDWAGSRQ; encoded by the coding sequence ATGCTCAATGTCACCTTGCAAGGGCCCACTCTTAACGGGACTTTTGCCCAGAGCAAATGCCCCCAAGTGGAGTGGCTGGGCTGGCTCAACACCATCCAGCCCCCCTTCCTCTGGGTGCTGTTCGTGCTGGCCACACTAGAGAACATCTTTGTCCTCAGCGTCTTCTGCCTGCACAAGAGCAGCTGCACTGTGGCAGAGATCTACCTGGGGAACCTGGCCGCAGCAGACCTGATCCTGGCCTGCGGGCTGCCCTTCTGGGCCATCACCATCTCCAACAACTTCGACTGGCTCTTTGGGGAGACGCTCTGCCGTGTGGTGAATGCCATTATCTCCATGAACCTGTACAGCAGCATCTGTTTCCTGATGCTGGTGAGCATTGACCGCTATCTGGCCCTGGTGAAAACCATGTCCATGGGCCGGATGCGCGGCGTGCGCTGGGCCAAGCTCTACAGCTTGGTGATCTGGGGGTGCACGCTGCTCCTGAGCTCACCCATGCTGGTGTTCCGGACCATGAAGGAGTACAGCGATGAGGGCCACAACGTCACCGCTTGCATCATCAGCTACCCATCCCTCATCTGGGAAGTGTTCaccaacatgctcctgaatgtcGTGGGCTTCCTGCTGCCCCTGAGTGTCATCACCTTCTGCACGATGCAGATCATGCAGGTGCTGCGGAACAACGAGATGCAGAAGTTCAAGGAGATCCAGACGGAGAGGAGGGCCACGGTGCTAGTCCTGGTTGTGCTGCTGCTATTCATCATCTGCTGGCTGCCCTTCCAGATCAGCACCTTCCTGGACACGCTGCATCGCCTCGGCATCCTCTCCAGCTGCCAGGACGAGCGCATCATCGATGTAATCACACAGATCGCCTCCTTCATGGCCTACAGCAACAGCTGCCTCAACCCACTGGTGTATGTGATCGTGGGCAAGCGCTTCCGAAAGAAGTCTTGGGAGGTGTACCAGGGAGTGTGCCAGAAAGGGGGCTGCAGGTCAGAACCCATTCAGATGGAGAACTCCATGGGCACACTGCGGACCTCCATCTCCGTGGAACGCCAGATTCACAAACTGCAGGACTGGGCAGGGAGCAGACAGTGA